One segment of Coregonus clupeaformis isolate EN_2021a chromosome 38, ASM2061545v1, whole genome shotgun sequence DNA contains the following:
- the LOC121534336 gene encoding transportin-2 isoform X1 has protein sequence MEWQPDEQGLQQVLQLLKDSQSPDTATQRAVQEKLEQLNQFPDFNNYLIFVLTSLKSEDEPTRSLSGLILKNNVKAHYQNFPPLVADFIKRECLNNIGDPSPLIRATIGILITTIASKGELQTWPELLPQLCNLLNSEDYNTCEGSFGALQKICEDSSELLDSDALNRPLNIMIPKFLQFFKHCSPKIRSHAIACVNQFIISRAQALMDNIDTFIESLFALAGDEDCEVRKNVCRALVMLLEVRIDRLIPHMHSIIQYMLQRTQDPDENVSLEACEFWLTLAEQPVCKEALSGHLVQLIPILVNGMKYSEIDIILLKGDIEEEDDTVPDSEQDIKPRFHKSRTVTLQHEGGEGEEGEDDEDEDDDDDTLSDWNLRKCSAAALDVLANVFREELLPHLLPLLKGLLFHPDWVVKESGILVLGAIAEGCMQGMVPYLPELMPHLIQCLCDKKALVRSIACWTLSRYAHWVVSQPPDSHLKPLMTELLKRILDGNKRVQEAACSAFATLEEEACTELVPYLSFILDTLVFAFGKYQHKNLLILYDAIGTLADSVGHHLNQPEYIEKLMPPLIAKWNELKDEDKDLFPLLECLSSVATALQSGFLPYCEPVYQRCVTLVQKTLAQAMMYSQQPDQYEAPDKDFMIVALDLLSGLAEGLGGHVDQLVARSNIMTLLFQCMQDTMPEVRQSSFALLGDLTKACFPHVKPCIAEFMPILGTNLNPEFISVCNNATWAIGEICMQMGESFCVEMQPYVSLVLNQLVEIINRPNTPKTLLENTAITIGRLGYVCPQEVAPMLQQFIRPWCTSLRNIRDNEEKDSAFRGICMMIGVNPGGVVQDFIFFCDAVASWVSPKDDLRDMFYKILHGFKDQVGEENWQQFSEQFPPQLKERLSACYGV, from the exons atgGAGTGGCAGCCGGATGAACAGGGGTTGCAGCAGGTGCTTCAGCTGTTGAAGGACTCCCAGTCTCCGGACACAGCCACACAGAGAGCTGTGCAGGAA AAACTGGAACAGCTCAACCAGTTCCCAGACTTCAACAACTATCTCATCTTCGTCCTTACAAGCCtcaaatcagagg ATGAGCCGACCCGTTCTCTGAGTGGTCTCATATTGAAGAACAATGTGAAGGCCCACTACCAGAACTTTCCTCCTCTCGTAGCTGACTTCATCAAGAGGGAATGTCTCAACAACATCGGAGACCCCTCGCCCCTCATCAGAGCAACCAtcg GTATCTTAATAACAACCATAGCATCTAAAGGAGAGCTGCAGACATGGCCTGAACTCCTCCCTCAACTCTGTAACCTGCTCAACTCTGAAGACTACAACACCTgcgag GGTTCTTTTGGAGCGCTGCAGAAGATCTGTGAGGATTCTTCAGAGCTGCTGGACAGTGATGCTCTCAACAGACCCCTGAACATCATGATCCCCAAGTTCCTACAGTTCTTTAAACACTGCAGCCCCAAGATcag GTCTCATGCCATAGCGTGTGTGAATCAGTTCATCATCAGTAGAGCCCAGGCTCTGATGGATAACATCGACACCTTCATCGAG AGTCTGTTTGCTCTAGCGGGGGATGAGGACTGTGAGGTGAGGAAGAACGTGTGTAGAGCTCTAGTGATGCTGCTGGAGGTCCGGATAGACCGACTCATACCACACATGCACAGCATTATACAG taCATGCTCCAGCGAACCCAGGACCCAGACGAGAATGTTAGTTTGGAGGCCTGTgagttctggctcaccctggctgAACAGCCCGTCTGCAAGGAGGCCCTCTCCGGGCACTTGGTCCA ACTCATCCCTATCCTGGTGAATGGGATGAAGTACTCTGAGATAGACATCATCCTCCTAAAG ggAGATATAGAGGAGGAGGATGACACAGTACCTGACAGTGAGCAGGACATCAAGCCTCGCTTCCACAAGTCACGCACCGTCACCCTGCAAcacgagggaggagagggggaggagggggaggatgacGAAGATGAGGATGACGATGATGACACACTCTCTGACTGGAACCTGC ggaAGTGTTCTGCGGCAGCCTTAGACGTGTTGGCTAACGTGTTTCGTGAAGAGCTCCTCCCCCACCTGCTGCCCCTGCTGAAGGGCCTGTTGTTCCACCCAGACTGGGTCGTCAAGGAGTCTGGAATACTGGTGCTGGGGGCTATCGCTGAGG gTTGTATGCAGGGCATGGTTCCCTACCTACCAGAGTTGATGCCTCACCTCATCCAGTGTCTGTGTGATAAAAAGGCCCTGGTGCGTTCCATCGCCTGCTGGACTCTGTCCCGCTACGCCCACTGGGTGGTCAGCCAACCCCCGGACTCCCACCTCAAACCCCTCATGACTGAACTCCTCAAGAGGATCCTGGACGGGAATAAGAGGGTACAGGAGGCCGCCTGcag tgcGTTTGCTACTCTAGAGGAGGAGGCTTGTACAGAGCTGGTTCCATATCTGAGCTTCATTCTGGATACACTGGTCTTCGCCTTTGGAAAATACCAACACAAGAATCTACTCATACTCTATGACGCTATAGGAACGCTGGCCGACTCTGTAGGACACCATCTCAACCAACCG gaGTACATAGAGAAGCTGATGCCTCCCCTCATAGCCAAGTGGAATGAGCTGAAAGATGAAGATAAGGATCTGTTCCCGCTGTTGGAGTGTCTGTCGTCTGTAGCTACAGCTCTCCAGAGTGGCTTCCTGCCCTACTGTGAACCAGTCTACCAGCGCTGTGTAACACTGGTGCAGAAAACACTGGCTCAGGCtatg atGTACAGCCAACAGCCGGACCAGTACGAGGCTCCTGATAAGGACTTTATGATTGTAGCCCTGGACCTCCTCAGTGGTCTGGCTGAGGGCCTCGGGGGCCACGTTGATCAGCTGGTTGCCCGGAGCAACATCATGACACTACTGTTTCAGTGCATGCAG GACACCATGCCAGAGGTGAGACAGAGCTCCTTTGCCCTGCTGGGTGATCTGACCAAGGCCTGCTTCCCTCACGTCAAACCATGCATCG CTGAGTTCATGCCTATCCTAGGGACCAACCTGAACCCAGAGTTCATCTCTGTGTGTAACAACGCTACCTGGGCCATCGGAGAGATATGCATGCAGATGGGTGAGTCtttct gcGTAGAGATGCAGCCCTATGTATCTCTGGTCCTGAACCAACTGGTAGAAATCATCAACAGACCTAACACACCCAAGACCCTGCTGGAGAACACtg CCATTACGATTGGTCGCCTGGGCTATGTGTGTCCTCAGGAGGTGGCGCCGATGCTCCAGCAGTTCATCAGACCATG GTGTACGTCCCTACGGAACATCCGTGACAACGAGGAGAAAGACTCCGCCTTCAGAGGGATCTGCATGATGATTGGTGTAAACCCTGGAGGCGTGGTCCAG GACTTTATCTTCTTCTGTGATGCTGTGGCGTCCTGGGTCAGCCCTAAAGACGACCTGAGAGACATGTTCTACAAG aTCCTCCATGGTTTTAAAGACCAGGTGGGAGAGGAAAACTGGCAGCAGTTCTCAGAACAGTTTCCCCCCCAGCTGAAGGAGAGACTGTCCGCCTGCTACGGCGTGTAG
- the LOC121534336 gene encoding transportin-2 isoform X2: MEWQPDEQGLQQVLQLLKDSQSPDTATQRAVQEKLEQLNQFPDFNNYLIFVLTSLKSEDEPTRSLSGLILKNNVKAHYQNFPPLVADFIKRECLNNIGDPSPLIRATIGILITTIASKGELQTWPELLPQLCNLLNSEDYNTCEGSFGALQKICEDSSELLDSDALNRPLNIMIPKFLQFFKHCSPKIRSHAIACVNQFIISRAQALMDNIDTFIESLFALAGDEDCEVRKNVCRALVMLLEVRIDRLIPHMHSIIQYMLQRTQDPDENVSLEACEFWLTLAEQPVCKEALSGHLVQLIPILVNGMKYSEIDIILLKGDIEEEDDTVPDSEQDIKPRFHKSRTVTLQHEGGEGEEGEDDEDEDDDDDTLSDWNLRKCSAAALDVLANVFREELLPHLLPLLKGLLFHPDWVVKESGILVLGAIAEGCMQGMVPYLPELMPHLIQCLCDKKALVRSIACWTLSRYAHWVVSQPPDSHLKPLMTELLKRILDGNKRVQEAACSAFATLEEEACTELVPYLSFILDTLVFAFGKYQHKNLLILYDAIGTLADSVGHHLNQPEYIEKLMPPLIAKWNELKDEDKDLFPLLECLSSVATALQSGFLPYCEPVYQRCVTLVQKTLAQAMMYSQQPDQYEAPDKDFMIVALDLLSGLAEGLGGHVDQLVARSNIMTLLFQCMQDTMPEVRQSSFALLGDLTKACFPHVKPCIAEFMPILGTNLNPEFISVCNNATWAIGEICMQMGVEMQPYVSLVLNQLVEIINRPNTPKTLLENTAITIGRLGYVCPQEVAPMLQQFIRPWCTSLRNIRDNEEKDSAFRGICMMIGVNPGGVVQDFIFFCDAVASWVSPKDDLRDMFYKILHGFKDQVGEENWQQFSEQFPPQLKERLSACYGV; this comes from the exons atgGAGTGGCAGCCGGATGAACAGGGGTTGCAGCAGGTGCTTCAGCTGTTGAAGGACTCCCAGTCTCCGGACACAGCCACACAGAGAGCTGTGCAGGAA AAACTGGAACAGCTCAACCAGTTCCCAGACTTCAACAACTATCTCATCTTCGTCCTTACAAGCCtcaaatcagagg ATGAGCCGACCCGTTCTCTGAGTGGTCTCATATTGAAGAACAATGTGAAGGCCCACTACCAGAACTTTCCTCCTCTCGTAGCTGACTTCATCAAGAGGGAATGTCTCAACAACATCGGAGACCCCTCGCCCCTCATCAGAGCAACCAtcg GTATCTTAATAACAACCATAGCATCTAAAGGAGAGCTGCAGACATGGCCTGAACTCCTCCCTCAACTCTGTAACCTGCTCAACTCTGAAGACTACAACACCTgcgag GGTTCTTTTGGAGCGCTGCAGAAGATCTGTGAGGATTCTTCAGAGCTGCTGGACAGTGATGCTCTCAACAGACCCCTGAACATCATGATCCCCAAGTTCCTACAGTTCTTTAAACACTGCAGCCCCAAGATcag GTCTCATGCCATAGCGTGTGTGAATCAGTTCATCATCAGTAGAGCCCAGGCTCTGATGGATAACATCGACACCTTCATCGAG AGTCTGTTTGCTCTAGCGGGGGATGAGGACTGTGAGGTGAGGAAGAACGTGTGTAGAGCTCTAGTGATGCTGCTGGAGGTCCGGATAGACCGACTCATACCACACATGCACAGCATTATACAG taCATGCTCCAGCGAACCCAGGACCCAGACGAGAATGTTAGTTTGGAGGCCTGTgagttctggctcaccctggctgAACAGCCCGTCTGCAAGGAGGCCCTCTCCGGGCACTTGGTCCA ACTCATCCCTATCCTGGTGAATGGGATGAAGTACTCTGAGATAGACATCATCCTCCTAAAG ggAGATATAGAGGAGGAGGATGACACAGTACCTGACAGTGAGCAGGACATCAAGCCTCGCTTCCACAAGTCACGCACCGTCACCCTGCAAcacgagggaggagagggggaggagggggaggatgacGAAGATGAGGATGACGATGATGACACACTCTCTGACTGGAACCTGC ggaAGTGTTCTGCGGCAGCCTTAGACGTGTTGGCTAACGTGTTTCGTGAAGAGCTCCTCCCCCACCTGCTGCCCCTGCTGAAGGGCCTGTTGTTCCACCCAGACTGGGTCGTCAAGGAGTCTGGAATACTGGTGCTGGGGGCTATCGCTGAGG gTTGTATGCAGGGCATGGTTCCCTACCTACCAGAGTTGATGCCTCACCTCATCCAGTGTCTGTGTGATAAAAAGGCCCTGGTGCGTTCCATCGCCTGCTGGACTCTGTCCCGCTACGCCCACTGGGTGGTCAGCCAACCCCCGGACTCCCACCTCAAACCCCTCATGACTGAACTCCTCAAGAGGATCCTGGACGGGAATAAGAGGGTACAGGAGGCCGCCTGcag tgcGTTTGCTACTCTAGAGGAGGAGGCTTGTACAGAGCTGGTTCCATATCTGAGCTTCATTCTGGATACACTGGTCTTCGCCTTTGGAAAATACCAACACAAGAATCTACTCATACTCTATGACGCTATAGGAACGCTGGCCGACTCTGTAGGACACCATCTCAACCAACCG gaGTACATAGAGAAGCTGATGCCTCCCCTCATAGCCAAGTGGAATGAGCTGAAAGATGAAGATAAGGATCTGTTCCCGCTGTTGGAGTGTCTGTCGTCTGTAGCTACAGCTCTCCAGAGTGGCTTCCTGCCCTACTGTGAACCAGTCTACCAGCGCTGTGTAACACTGGTGCAGAAAACACTGGCTCAGGCtatg atGTACAGCCAACAGCCGGACCAGTACGAGGCTCCTGATAAGGACTTTATGATTGTAGCCCTGGACCTCCTCAGTGGTCTGGCTGAGGGCCTCGGGGGCCACGTTGATCAGCTGGTTGCCCGGAGCAACATCATGACACTACTGTTTCAGTGCATGCAG GACACCATGCCAGAGGTGAGACAGAGCTCCTTTGCCCTGCTGGGTGATCTGACCAAGGCCTGCTTCCCTCACGTCAAACCATGCATCG CTGAGTTCATGCCTATCCTAGGGACCAACCTGAACCCAGAGTTCATCTCTGTGTGTAACAACGCTACCTGGGCCATCGGAGAGATATGCATGCAGATGG gcGTAGAGATGCAGCCCTATGTATCTCTGGTCCTGAACCAACTGGTAGAAATCATCAACAGACCTAACACACCCAAGACCCTGCTGGAGAACACtg CCATTACGATTGGTCGCCTGGGCTATGTGTGTCCTCAGGAGGTGGCGCCGATGCTCCAGCAGTTCATCAGACCATG GTGTACGTCCCTACGGAACATCCGTGACAACGAGGAGAAAGACTCCGCCTTCAGAGGGATCTGCATGATGATTGGTGTAAACCCTGGAGGCGTGGTCCAG GACTTTATCTTCTTCTGTGATGCTGTGGCGTCCTGGGTCAGCCCTAAAGACGACCTGAGAGACATGTTCTACAAG aTCCTCCATGGTTTTAAAGACCAGGTGGGAGAGGAAAACTGGCAGCAGTTCTCAGAACAGTTTCCCCCCCAGCTGAAGGAGAGACTGTCCGCCTGCTACGGCGTGTAG
- the rln3b gene encoding relaxin-3b produces the protein MWKAAVLTFGLLVVLVGKVQAAEGHANSIYGVKLCGREFIRAVIFTCGGSRWRRGVGDAGDISIDEETEAFNPWSSNAIPSLASKQRPGLEAQGWAGEVREGGSAAAVFSRLARSPISEEVLEALRSADRKGRDVVVGLSNACCKWGCSKSEISSLC, from the exons ATGTGGAAGGCTGCAGTGTTGACGTTTGGCCTGTTGGTAGTACTGGTGGGTAAGGTGCAGGCTGCAGAGGGCCACGCTAACTCTATCTACGGGGTGAAGCTGTGCGGGAGAGAATTTATACGGGCCGTCATCTTCACCTGCGGAGGCTCGcgttggaggagaggagtgggcgACGCAG GTGACATCTCCATTGACGAGGAGACTGAGGCCTTCAACCCATGGAGCTCCAACGCCATCCCAAGCCTCGCCAGCAAGCAGCGTCCAGGATTGGAGGCCCAGGGGTGGGCAGGCGAGGTCAGGGAGGGGggctctgctgctgctgtgttCAGTCGTTTGGCCCGCTCGCCCATCTCAGAGGAAGTGCTCGAGGCGCTGCGCAGCGCGGACAGGAAGGGGCGGGACGTTGTGGTGGGCCTCTCCAACGCCTGCTGCAAGTGGGGCTGCAGCAAGAGCGAGATCAGCTCCCTCTGTTGA
- the LOC121534337 gene encoding MHC class II regulatory factor RFX1 — MATPGYTEELQPAPQRNAVTIATQSATPSRSTPTQFNQSVSIVSTTGQDKPPAQTTPTKAQNQKTVVLATPSQTQFVTTEIQSSATQHSNGQSSTPQYIVVTVTEGSLHSSDSVSESSPPVAVFQTGVPTQVVQQTTQQQQHVYSSQVQYVEGEDASYTTASTIRSGSYPYSDSPLYSQTPPSSSSSYYEATPTSGSQVTNSVTSQSVSITAATGGGGSGYVIQGGYVLGGGGSEGGTYSSHNTRAAPATVQWLLDNYEGAEGVSLPRCTLYCHYLLHCQEHKLEPVNAASFGKLIRSVFMGLRTRRLGTRGNSKYHYYGLRIKASSSLLRLIDDQQHLAIRQQPFSQKHRIKPVQKVEGMTNGMSLGAGQQQGAGLSDISAQVQQYQQFLDASRALPEFPELDLQDGPLPDGIIPEHITAFQQLYREHCEAILDVMVNLQFTLVETLWKTFWRFSESIDADTLSVHGESEERLPKWYLVVLCKYQPVLHWTRDCDNTLYQALVEILIPDVLRPIPSALTQAIRNFAKSLESWLTSAMMNIPEEMVRIKVVCAGAFAQTLRRYTSLNHLTQAARAVLQNTAQVNQMLSDLNRVDFTNVQEQASWVCRCDDGVVQRLEQDFKQTLQQHNSLEQWAAWLDGVVSQVLKPYQHSPAAFPKAAKLFLLRWSFYSSMVIRDLTLRSAASFGSFHLIRLLYDEYMYYLIEHRVAQAKGETPIAVMGEFASVGRSLNFQDPDKDEEDDEEEESDEEGVEMTMPSNSAGLGEGESSLEPPIKLARTDP, encoded by the exons ATGGCGACCCCAGGCTACACAGAAGAGCTCCAGCCGGCCCCCCAGCGCAACgctgtcaccatagcaacacaatCAGCCACGCCCTCCCGCTCCACGCCAACCCAGTTCAACCAGTCAGTGTCCATCGTCTCCACAACCGGACAGGACAAACCTCCTGCTCAAACCACGCCCACCAAGGCCCAGAACCAGAAGACAGTGGTTCTGGCCACGCCTTCTCAGACTCAGTTTGTTACCACGGAGATCCAGAGTTCTGCCACTCAGCATAGTAACGGACAGAGTTCCACACCACAGTACATCGTAGTAACCGTTACAG aggGTTCTCTCCATTCTAGTGACAGTGTATCAGAGTCCAGTCCTCCAGTAGCTGTGTTTCAGACAGGGGTCCCCACCCAGGTAGTACAGCAGACCACCCAACAG CAGCAGCATGTTTACTCTAGTCAGGTTCAGTATGTGGAGGGAGAAGACGCTTCTTACACCACCGCCTCTACCAT tcGTTCTGGCAGCTACCCGTACTCCGACTCCCCCCTCTACTCCCAgacccctccctcttcctcctcttcctactaCGAAGCCACGCCCACCTCGGGGTCACAGGTCACTAACTCCGTGACCTCACAGTCAGTCTCCATAACTGCGGCAacgggaggaggagggagtggtTACGTCATCCAGGGCGGGTACGTATTGGGAGGGGGGGGCAGCGAAGGAGGAACCTACTCCAGTCACAACACCAGAGCAGCCCCTGCCACA GTACAGTGGCTGCTAGATAACTATGAGGGTGCTGAGGGGGTCAGTCTGCCTCGCTGTACCCTCTACTGCCACTACCTCTTACACTGTCAGGAACACAAACTAGAACCTGTCAACGCTGCCTCCTTCGGCAAGCTCATCAGATCTGTCTTCATGGGGCTGAGGACAAGACGCCTGGGCACACG agggaaCTCTAAGTACCACTACTATGGTCTTCGTATCAAGGCCAGCTCCTCTCTACTCCGACTGATAGACGACCAGCAGCACCTAGCCATAAGACAGCAACCCTTCTCTCAGAAACACAG GATAAAGCCGGTGCAGAAGGTGGAGGGCATGACCAATGGGATGTCTCTGGGGGCGGGGCAGCAGCAGGGGGCAGGGCTCAGTGACATCTCAGCTCAGGTGCAGCAGTATCAGCAGTTCCTGG ACGCGTCACGGGCGCTGCCTGAGTTCCCAGAGTTGGATCTGCAGGACGGACCTCTTCCAGACGGGATCATTCCAGAACACATCACAGCCTTCCAACAGCTCTACAGGGAACACTGTGAG GCCATTCTCGATGTGATGGTGAACCTGCAGTTCACTCTGGTGGAGACACTGTGGAAAACCTTCTGGAGGTTCAGCGAGAGCATCGACGCAGACACACTCAGCGT tCATGGTGAGTCAGAGGAGCGTCTACCTAAGTGGTACCTGGTGGTGCTGTGTAAGTACCAGCCTGTTCTTCACTGGACCAGAGACTGTGACAACACACTGTACCAGGCCCTGGTGGAGATCCTCATACCTGACGTACTACGACCCATCCCCA gtgcCTTAACTCAAGCCATCCGTAACTTTGCCAAGAGTCTGGAGAGCTGGCTGACCAGCGCCATGATGAACATACCAGAGGAGATGGTCCGCATCAAG gtggtGTGTGCGGGGGCGTTTGCCCAGACGCTGCGGCGCTACACCAGTCTAAACCACCTGACCCAGGCAGCCAGGGCCGTCCTCCAGAACACAGCCCAGGTCAATCAGATGCTGAGTGACCTCAACAGGGTTGACTTCACCAACGTACAG gAGCAGGCGTCGTGGGTGTGTCGTTGTGATGATGGTGTGGTCCAGAGGTTGGAGCAGGACTTTAAGCAgacgttacaacaacataactcTCTGGAGCAGTGGGCTGCCTGGTTGGACGGCGTGGTCTCCCAGGTCCTAAAGCCCTACCAACACAGCCCTGCAGCCTTCCCCAAGGCTGCCAAGCTCTTCCTGCTGCGATGGAGCTTctacag TTCCATGGTGATCAGGGACTTGACTCTGCGTAGTGCTGCCAGCTTCGGCTCCTTCCACCTGATCAGACTGCTTTATGATGAGTACATGTACTACCTGATAGAACACAGAGTGGCCCAGGCTAAAGGAGAGACACCCATCGCTGTCATGGGagag TTTGCCAGTGTGGGCAGGAGTCTGAACTTTCAGGATCCTGATAAAG atgaggaagatgatgaggaggaggagagtgatgaagAGGGGGTAGAGATGACCATGCCGTCTAACTCCGCTGGTCTGGGAGAGGGGGAGTCGTCACTGGAGCCACCCATCAAGCTAGCCAGGACTGACCCCTGA